The Diabrotica undecimpunctata isolate CICGRU chromosome 3, icDiaUnde3, whole genome shotgun sequence genome includes the window tttatgctttcttgagaaatattgtttatttctttacaaattcttgtttttaagtctccaatatttgcagatttcgttttataaacaacattctcataaaataatccaaaggattgaggtctggcgacctcgctggtcAATCAATAGGTCCACGTCttcaatccacctgttcggaaaaaatTCGTTTAGGTACCTCCGAACATTTAAAGCATAATATGAaggtgcaccatcctgttgaaaccataaacttttatcaaaacctccaagattaataattgtactggggaataaattaactaaagtaggtacgagacacccacttaaaaactgaaggtatgctggcccgtttaaattaccttcgaaatagtcgGGTTCAATggttttatttcttaaaatgccagcccatacgtttaccttttgcgggtattgtgtatgatgttccagtatccagttggagttttcttttgcccagtatctacaattctgatgGTTGACCTCGTCATTTAATaagaatgtagcctcatcagaaaaaataatattttgaaccaagagaggttttcggtggctgttatccatcactATTTCGCAAAATTtcattcttttatctggatcatcctcgtttaattcctgtacaactgtgcattttacttactttacttacttttacgtactttgtgtaccgttgttttgcaaacatcgagattactactaaccttacgaacagaagtgtgcgcatcttcttcaaaatcaagtagaacatctaatgttgtaaaataatttacagaggagcgacctgatttgcgtgcattttcaaccgtaccagtttctcgaaatttcttttcaatcttacttactgttgactacgtaatgggtatttctggatatttatcattcaataaattacacactttcgtctgagttcgcgatttgtctccatatcCAATCATCATgattatttcaattctttgctttacactcaaattcatttctacttaaaattaattctaagcaataatacagaacattcacgaattaatacaattattgtactacttaattgttattgaacgttactaaaaataattacagtttaccaaaaactacaagcaggctacttttttgcaattgataataaataatttattttctaagcgcatatctttaaaattatatccattagacccgagtattatacttttttgaaatcagctcatttttatcgatctaacaatgtcctaaaatacagggtgtataatgtgtatcaccttgtataatgaaattttattgtaaaatgtagaacattcaatttaaaaatcgacgtgttttagatttttttaaaaaggtttttcatttaggaaatatcgaatttattccatactttacggacacactgtgtAATATTTACCTAGATTCTAGCttggtttaaatttttaaaaatttaattacatCGACCGTTTTTCTTATTTTACTAGTTTCTCCTTGATAATAcagtaaattgtttaaattgaaACTTTCTTGAATACTTAGTTCTTTTCCTTTAATTAAgtaagttgtattttaatataccttacatatattttattactcttaatttaattattttattttaattatacgaATATTTTTAGAATAACATTAATCCAGGAACACGTGTGATAATTTACGAGCGTTTCAAATAAGAAACCTTTCTGTTGACATTGGTCTGTCAATGACTGGACAGAAAGAACTGTCTGTTAATAAAGGACAGCAGGTATGGCATTATTGCATTAAAACTATTAAAGGATACTTCTCTATAGGTTTAATTTAGAATATCGCATGTGGCAGTCACATATTGACCGAACTAGCTGTGATATTGCGGTTAACATTAGACTTAAGTCTTCTCAGGACTTTATTTGTCTATTTTATTCACCTTCGCCATGCGAATGAACTTAGAAACAGGATTCTCAGTATAAGTCTGACGTAAAATCATGTTCCTAAGAATGCTAAGAATCTCCCGAAAATAAATCTACGTAATAAAGCATGGAATATACGATCTTGGTATGTACGAATGCATATATCAAGGAAAAACCCCTTCTCAATGAAACAAGGCAGTCATTGTTTTATTACACACGAAAGCAGACATAACCGacctaaaaaactaccgtcccatCAGTTTGctgaaacacacacacacacacacatatatatatatatatatatatatatatatatatatacctaaacttttcacaaaattatcaaaaaaagactgaaAACTAACTAAGGCTTCTATCAGCCCAGAGAATAAACTGGGTCTACATCGGTACACAGCGCTAACGACAATTTACTAGTGATAAAGAGCCTGATAGATAAGTCTGCAGATTTCAATAAACCGTTGGCACTGATACTCATATTCTtagactacgaaaaagcattcgatactataaGCCAGCAGAAAAAGCTAACAGCATTGATAGAGGGATGAATAGACCAaagctacactaacataatccaATATATCGACCAAAATTTCATGGCTAGCGTAAGACTaactgaacaagaaacaaataaatctTTATATAACTAGGAATACGAGAAGGAGACACCGCCTTTTTAAAGCTATTCACGATacttttagaacatacttatAGAAGGCAGACCTAAATGAGtgtggtatcaacataaatggagaaaaaCTCGGTCAGttgagattcgcagatgataTAGTGCTTATAGCCGATCTTATGGATGATTCAATTATAATGTTGAAAAAATCACGCTTGGAGGTCTGACTAAAGATCAACATAAACAAGACGCTAATgttgactaatctggtgctaaatcgtaATATTGCTGGAAAGAATATTAACCAGACTGCATCATAGAAATACTTTGCATGAAATTCTGTTGGGCAAAGATAACCAGATATGTGAGCTCCCATGACGCATATGATTATCCTCCTAATGATTGGAAAGATTAAATTGACTACTTTTATGCTGTTTATATTGCATTAATAAGAAGAGTATATAACAGTCCTAATCCCAGCTCACTTGAAGATTTATGGAATCATCAAATAAGAAGTCGTAGATACTAACTTTTACAGTTGTAATCAATGAATAGTAGGAACTTATTCCCTGGAATACCATTGAAAAACCAATCTTCATAAGTATGTGACAATtgagaattttataaaataaacattacattgAGTTAATTAATTAACCTATGGCACTTTATGTGAATGATATCACAATTAACCAAGACCCATATGTTCGTACCAGTGGTTACATTTCGTCTGTTCTGCTCAGTTCGATATCGTTCATTTGGTTGAGCTTCTTGTTATTCCAACGAAAGGTTCTAAACCTATAAATGTTTCTTTTACTCCTTCCTTAGTAAGAAGGTATGTTTTTTTGTTCCCTTCAATACCAGTATGTCCAGACACCTAGAGTAAACTTCCTTTGTTACTTTTCTGATTTGAGTCATATTCTGAAGACATTTCCAAACTAACTTGGAGtcaattagatttaatttcagTGCTTGTAATGTCGCCTGGCTATCCGACATATTTTTTATAGATCTGTGCCTGTAGTTCCCCTTTATTAATTCAAGCAGGCATATCTCTCTAGTATCAATTTCTGCTTGGAAGATAATTACCTAGGCTTTCACTAAGGTTTACCCTTGGTTTCTCTCCGTCCACTTCAGCTCCAACCCCTGTATTGGTATTAAAGCCATCTCTATGCCAGCATTGATCTGACATTTTAAGATTCGTTTTATTCCACTCCCATCTTCTGGAGTCTTAGTCGACTTATGTAAGGAAGTCTTACCTTTGCTTCGTTCTTCATCTATATTTGCAATTGAGGTACGTCAAGTATGACCTCCATGGAGGTGGTTGGAGTAATCTACATTGCTCCTGTTATGATAAGGCATGCTTGTCGTTGAAACTTATTCAGCTACTCTCTGGTAGTCACCATAATAGTAATACATACGTAATCATAGGTCTGACTACAGTGACATATAGCCAGTACATCTGTTCGGATTTCATGCTTCATTACTTAACACATATCATTTGACATATCCAAAGCCAAAACTTGCCGTGTAAGCCGCTTATCTAGTATTTGACTTCATTCGCTTCTTTCCGAGCAGGTTTCCAGATGTTATATAGGTTCCATTTCCTTATGAAACTGACTACTACAGAGTTAAGGATTGACAGATAATTTTTCCCTATCGCTTCACCTAGTAAGTATATTTAATGTTTGTTAAAGTGTGCTTGATAGAACATTTCCGTATTTTCTTCTTACCACAATTTCTAGATCATCCGTATAGGCCTGCACTTCTACCACCTGCGCCTCAAGGAGCCATATCAGGTCATTTACCACAAGTGATCACAGGAGGGGACAAAACACTTCTCCATGTGGGCATCCCTTTGCTGTTTTAGCCACAACGTCCTCTCCATACAAATCTGTTAGAAGTAGTCCATTTTCCAGCATTGATTTTATTAATAATGATGATATCAATCATTAGATGTTTGACTGTACATATGCTGTTGATGCAAAGTATTCGATGCATACTCTGACGAAAGAGCAAATACCTCTTCTCCAAAATCAAACTTCCCTCttacatttttcatataaaattttTCACATAAATCAAATCCTTtgtgggtttttaaaaataactaaggAAACAATTAATACAGAATGGATTTAtatagataattaataatatgtaAATGTATTAAGTTTTTGCTACCCCCGCCTACCTTTTATTATATACCACTCCTATTTGTTGCCCGTTTTGTATAGCTTGAGAAGTATCACTGACTATTTCTTTATTGGTAAATACAGTTAAGCTGGTTAGGGATCTGAATGAAAAGTATATCTACTGGTCGATCTAATGATTAAACTGCGATTTTTTGAAATACCTGTATTTAATATGTTAATAAACAGCACAACGTACTATTGATTTAAGCTCTCCTTTAATTTCACATACTCAGCTTTCCTGTGTCAATATGTTAATTCCAATCGAGtatatatttattactttttctacttttttagaTATTTCGTATCACTTATCTTTAATAAACTTTTAATGTCTTGAACACCACATTGTTAGACACCGTTTTCGTCGAATGGTACTACTTTTGTTACTATAAGCGTTCTGCATTCAGAAAGAGTTGACTTATCCAGTGTATCTCAGTTTTCCTATACATTATGTAAACGATATTTAAAGGTTTAACGTAATCActgatataaataaattttaataatatttgattaACAGTAAAAATGGATTGTTAGTGgatattttgtttttcaaattgAAAGTCATCACAATAATTATAGTTGAtaatttggtttcttatgaaAATCTATAACTCTTTCTATATCTATAGAAAATTTTAAGCCAGATAAATGACTTGCATCCAATATTAAACGTTCTCAGTAATCTGACTTGATTTTAAACGGTTTTTTTGCTTCTATGTTTGTTGCTTTGATTTATTGATACAAGCTCTATTTACAGACTCTATTTTTATACATCTGACTTAAAATATTGGCCAATAATATAGATGTATACAGGGTATTCCAAGATGCTTTTAACATCTTATAATTAAGAAAGTaatgaatatttttgtttttttttatttacaaaaaacccgCTTTAACCCAATAAGTTTATTAGCGGAACGATAGCAATTAATTACACTTTACTTAATAAATTACAATCTTTTAAAAACAGAAGTAGTTTATCAATATTGTTATTTgagtttaaaatgtctttaagattgtttggtaGATGGTATTTATTTCTATGGATATTAAACTTTTCGCACTTTTCCACTAGCACATGTTTTACTGTAAGGGGTAAACCGCACTGATCACAAATTGgctgttcttcttttttaaatacatgttcatGGGAAAACTGGGTATGTCCAAGTCGTAAACGGGATATGATCATTTGCTTTCGTCTAGATAGATCGGGTGGTTGCCATggtccaattttattttttatttcctgaagctttgatggtgtggatttccatTTATTGTCCCAGAtctcaaaaatatgttttataaagtagctttttagatccatacTAACAGATTGGAGAGACATTTGGGTACTGTTATCATTTATGGCTTCTTTGGCATTTCAGTCGGCTGCTTCATTACCTGCTATTCCGACGTGTGATGGGACCCAGAGAAACTTGATACTTATatctttagtatgcaatttatttagttcttcctttattagtaAAGCTTATGGATGCTGGGTGTATATTTTCTTGATTAGGTGTACTGATGAAATAGAATCTGTCACGATTAACATTTTGTTCTCCTTATTCGCATTTGCATGTAGTAATGCTTGGTAGATTGCATAAATTTCTCCTGTGAATACGGTTGCAGTGtctggaattctatgtttgagaatctctgtgttgttaattattgccaccccgactccattttcagttttagacGCGTCTGTGTAGTATACTGTGTAATCGGAATGAGAGTTAATTAGATCTCTGAAGTGTTGTATGATAAGATTGGGGTTAGTGCTATTTTTTTGGAATTGTACTGTATATTTTTGTCTTGATATAAGGGTGGAAATTGCTTCCAGTTAAGTAGTTTCATTGCATGATGGATTCTGCGGGAATATGGAAAATTGAAATTTGACAAGTCATTCATCATAGAtatgtttaaaatgttatttattggaattcttttattTACTGTATGTTAGAAGCGTAGTTTAGCGTTAACAGCTGTCTACGAAGCTTTACCGTGGGTTCACCTATTTCGGCTTGTATGCTATTTATAGGAGTTGTAGTGTATGCCCCAATTATAATCCTTAGGGAGGTGTTTTGTAACGTATCCAAAGGTTTTAACGTTGTTTTTCTGGCAGATGCATATGTTACACATCCGTAATCCATCTCGGAACGAATTAAGGATCTATATAACATGAGCAGTGTTTTACCATCAGCACCCCAAGTTCTGTGAGCTAGGTACTTTAACAAATTAAGGCCATTTCGACATGAAAGAACTAACTGCTAAATATgacttttccaatttaactgtTGATCAAATCTCATTCCTAGGaattttatttcgtttgtatacgaaATATTTTGATTCTCAAGAGTAAAGATTGGTTTATCCTCgacatgtttctttaaaaatagtatacattttattttattagaacaAAAACTAAAACCAGACCTTAGGGACcaatttactagtttatttaagTGTTCTTGTAATATTGACGCCATATTATTAACGTTCTTACCTTAGATGTAAAGAATCAGGTCATCAGCATATAGTCTTGCCTGAACAGGTTTcgcaatgatttttattatatcgtttattgctattaaaaatagAGTAGGACTGATAATCGATCCTTGTCGGATTCCATTTTGTTGTTCTCTAATATAAGATATAGCACCGTTTGCTCGAACTTGAAATGTTCTCTGAGTTAAAAAATTGCTTATGTAGGCCAAGATATTTCCTTGATATCCCAGCTTTTTTAGAATGTTCAACATACGGTGTTTCCatactgtgtcaaatgctttagTTATGTCAGAGTAAATCGCCATATATTTTTACAAGCTTCGCGGATAGCGTTTTCCAGATCGATAAGTTGTCGTTTGTAGATCTACCTggtctaaatccagcttgttcgaTGATAAGTTGATCATTGTGTTCCAAGTTCCACATTAATCTTTTGTTAACTATTTTTTCCTTAAGTTTACGTGAGGAACATGTTAATGAGATAGGACGATATGAATCTGGatgtaatttatctttatttgcTTTTATAATCGGGATAACGATGGCATTTTTCCAGATTTTTGGGAATGATTTTTGTGacctaataatattaaaaattttgagcaGAAACTCTTTTGATACTATGGGAAGTTTTTTGATAAATTGTATTGGTATGTCATCTGGACCTGGTGAAGTGTCTTTCATGCTATTAAGTGCTTCTTTAAACTCCCCATAGCTAAGGGGTGTATTGATTGGGTTGAAATCGTCAGAGATTGTACTAGGTACTGCCTCCTCCTCTTGTTTGTAGATTAGTGATTCGTTACTGTAAATTTGGCTGTTAATTAATTTTGGCTGTAAATTAACTAGTAACGTTTTTTCTTTCTCCAGACTTACAATTTGTTGGTAGGTGTGCTGTCCggttattttttaaacttttttccaAACGGATGAAATATCTGTACTGCTGTTTATGCTAGAATTTCTGCCATGATTCTTGCTTGCTTTTTTTTATGATTCTTCTGGCTTCAGCTCTACGTTTTTTGTACTCTGCTAATAGATCAAtacttttgtactttttgtatcgGTTCCAAATTGTCTTACTTAATTTAATAGCGACCTCACATTGTGTATTCCACCAGTAAACTGGTTTGTGTTTTTTTAAAAGTTGAGATTTTCCTATGGCTATATTAGCAGTATAAAGTATAAGCTGATTGAAGTACGTGAGTGTGTCATCAATGGAGTCTGAAATTTTAATCTGATTAATTCTGTCTTGTACAATTTTCTCAAATTCAATCCAATTTGCCTTTTTTAGTTTCCATTTTTTAGTTGGTATTgtgttaaaaacgttttctaacatattTCCCCTCGGTGTTGTTTTATTTGATCCACATGTAATGTTATGGCCATTAAAATCTCCCGTGATTATTCGAGGTGAGGGAATTTGTTGGAGACGATTCAGTAATTCGGATTTAGTAAGAGTTTGATCTGGTGAAATATAGATGCTACAAATATTGAACTTTAGTAGGGCCAGTACTGTTACGGCTACTGCTTCGATATTAGTTATGAGGTTTATTTTTTGGCCAGGTATATTTGACTTTATATATAGagctattaatttaaataagtacgctaagtttttaatttaatgtttatttttaacaataatccATAACATTCAAAATGTCAAATAATTTTATAGGTGGTGTACAACATATTAAGAATACTAGACACATTGCTAACTATGAAAATGTGGAAGTACTAAAAAAAGTTGACAACCAATTTAAGAGAAATTTCATAGAAATGTGCTACATCCATAACTGCAGCTCTTCTATGAACTGTAAGAAAGATGTTGAAAACTTAagttatatttattcttttttgctTAAGCAGGACTTGACAAGATGTAACAGGTTGAAAAATGAAGGTGGCTTACCATAACATACACATATGACCTGCCTGCACTTGAGAGCAGACTTCATTTCCCTACTATTTTGGTTCTTTAAAAGATTATTTCCAAGTTCCATTTTATTGCACGAGGTGCAGATGTTAATATAACCTTGTTACATATGACATCTAGGTATTGACAGAAATCAGAAACATTGtcatcaaaaaagaagaaaaattcttcttttatagtaaataataaaagcgACGTTGCCGGCTATTGAAAAATTTCTGCATTAAAGCCGAATCATTATTACGAAAATCCAAATCTGAGTATAACTCTAAAGTGCTGAGAAGGGTTGAAGCTCCGGCAAGTCGATTGGGCAGACACCCTTACCGCGGTACAATGGAGCAGATACTagaaaaattagagaaaatcGACGAAAGAAATGTAAGAATCGAAAGCAAAATAGATAAAATGCAAGTAGACCtggataaattaaataaagaaaacgaACAGTTGAAGGCAGATAACAAAGCAATGAGAACTAAAATCACAGAACAAGAAGTTAGAATCGAAATACTGGAAAGACAAGCTAGAAGAAAAAACATAGTAATACAGGGGGTCGAAGAAAACCAAACAGAAAGCGAACAAGAGACGATAAATAAGATAAAGGGGATAATGAAAAAAATCGGCGTACAAACAAACCTAGATGAAGAACTGGTAGAGATGAGAAGAATAGGCAGACAAGGTGATCCCCAAAATGTACCCAGACCCAtcatattagaaatgaaaaaggaAGCTACGAGAATGGAAATTCTGAAGGCTGCTAAAAACCTAAGAGGaactaaaatatatatcaatGAGGACTTCCCGAAGAAAATACTACAAGAAAGGAAGCATCTTCTTCAGCTCATGAAAATGGTACGCCAGGAAGGACACACAGCcgcattaaaatacaacaaattatggATAAATGGTGAACCGTTCTCACTGGAGCAACTAGAAGGCATAGATGTAAATTATTGGAAGAAACCTGAAGAGAAGAAGGGTAACGCTAGGACAATAAACGACAGATCTCCCATATCTGATAATATAGATCCAAGAGGAAAATTGATGAAAATGGCGTCAAAAAACtgacaaaaaatataacaaaagacG containing:
- the LOC140436011 gene encoding uncharacterized protein; amino-acid sequence: MEQILEKLEKIDERNVRIESKIDKMQVDLDKLNKENEQLKADNKAMRTKITEQEVRIEILERQARRKNIVIQGVEENQTESEQETINKIKGIMKKIGVQTNLDEELVEMRRIGRQGDPQNVPRPIILEMKKEATRMEILKAAKNLRGTKIYINEDFPKKILQERKHLLQLMKMVRQEGHTAALKYNKLWINGEPFSLEQLEGIDVNYWKKPEEKKGNARTINDRSPISDNIDPRGKLMKMASKN